Proteins co-encoded in one Scomber scombrus chromosome 14, fScoSco1.1, whole genome shotgun sequence genomic window:
- the zc3h12b gene encoding probable ribonuclease ZC3H12B — translation MVEKLKMEKRPCREENIDSSEAQHATDESEDGSSSESESEEQQHLKVQANSSSCKRREPLAATKPHRQLCRSPCLDRPSFSQSSTVQDFREEDAGAGAGLKHASDREYQTKMEFALKLGYSGEQVQTVLNKLGAAALINDVLAELVRLGNKVEPESQPSSSTATSVSRSPCVKETASPEVSLEEESVDTYDNLRPIVIDGSNVAMSHGNKEVFSCRGIQLAVEWFLEKGHKDITVFVPAWRKEQSRPDALITDQEILRKLEKEKILVFTPSRRVQGRRVVCYDDRFIVKLAYDSDGIIVSNDNYRDLQNEKPEWKKFIEERLLMYSFVNDKFMPPDDPLGRHGPSLENFLRKRPVVPEHKKQPCPYGKKCTYGHKCKYYHPERVNQPQRSVADELRAFAKLSAVKTMSEGALVKCGIGPATVKGDNSEAKRVAPKRQSDPSIRCEPPETLSIVRKSETNSVPSLVSALSVPTMQPAKSHAAGALNTRSASSPVPGSLQFSHSSLEHMSSVQYPPILVTNSHGASVTYSEQFPKYDSVSDHGYYSLHSDFSNMSMSSMHNVDSFCSMEHEHGVYQRNPSHCPESCLSHSNSDSFSSYGDLYPSSVDSSLEETMKGQQQSSAQARMQAFSHGFRHEALTRVQSYGPEEPKQGPRKQSGAHLAPHIQHAAVGARSSCPGDYPLTQNVLPPLSSQPTRSLGMTRMDSISDSRLYDSNPMRQRRPPLCREQHASWDPLPCGNESYGYHSYPLSNSLMPCCERVMVRSMPDKMEQIWNSPWETPSAAEHQERYVIPDHQYQTYRNLCNIFPAYVVHSVMEKNPHLTDPQQLAAVIVTKLRSCH, via the exons ATGGTGGAGAAGCTCAAAATGGAAAAACGCCCATGCAGGGAAGAGAACATTGACTCAAGTGAGGCCCAGCACGCCACTGATGAGTCTGAGGATGGAAGCAGCTCAGAAAGCGAATCCGAGGAGCAACAACACCTGAAGGTTCAGGCGAACAGCAGCAGCTGTAAGAGGAGGGAGCCCTTGGCTGCTACAAAACCCCACCGCCAACTCTGTCGTTCTCCGTGCCTGGACCGGCCAAGTTTTTCCCAAAGTAGCACCGTGCAAGATTTTCGTGAGGAAGACGCCGGTGCAGGAGCGGGGCTCAAGCATGCCAGCGACAGGGAGTACCAGACAAAGATGGAGTTTGCTTTGAAGCTGGGCTATTCAGGAGAGCAGGTGCAGACAGTGCTCAACAAGTTGGGAGCTGCCGCTCTTATTAACGATGTGCTCGCTGAGTTAGTAAGGCTTGGAAATAAAGTAGAGCCTGAAAGTCAACCTTCCAGCAGTACGGCCACATCAGTGTCACGCTCCCCCTGTGTTAAAGAGACAGCGAGTCCAGAGGTGTCATTGGAAGAGGAGTCTGTGGATACATATGATAACCTCAGGCCTATCGTCATCGATGGTTCAAATGTGGCAATGAG cCATGGAAACAAAGAGGTGTTCTCATGCCGTGGTATCCAGCTTGCTGTTGAATGGTTCCTAGAGAAAGGACATAAAGACATCACTGTGTTTGTCCCAGCCTGGAGGAAGGAGCAGTCAAGGCCTGATGCCCTCATTACAG ATCAAGAAATATTACGCAAGCTGGAAAAAGAGAAGATCCTGGTTTTCACCCCGTCTCGGAGGGTTCAAGGCCGAAGAGTGGTGTGCTATGATGATCGCTTCATAGTGAAGCTGGCTTATGATTCTGATGGAATTATTGTGTCAAATGACAACTATAGGGACTTGCAAAACGAGAAGCCAGAGTGGAAGAAGTTCATAGAGGAGCGTCTCCTAATGTACTCATTTGTCAATGACAA GTTTATGCCACCTGATGATCCACTGGGAAGACATGGTCCAAGCTTAGAAAATTTCCTTCGTAAGCGTCCTGTTGTTCCAGAGCACAAAAAACAACCCTGCCCCTATG ggaaaaagtgcacatatggacacaaGTGCAAGTACTACCATCCAGAGCGCGTCAACCAGCCGCAGCGGTCAGTGGCTGATGAACTGCGGGCCTTTGCCAAATTGTCTGCAGTGAAGACAATGAGTGAGGGGGCTTTAGTGAAATGCGGTATTGGTCCAGCGACTGTAAAAGGGGACAACTCTGAGGCCAAACGTGTGGCACCCAAACGTCAGTCTGACCCCAGTATTCGTTGTGAACCTCCAGAAACGCTGTCCATTGTTAGGAAGTCTGAGACAAATTCAGTGCCTTCCCTTGTGTCTGCTCTCAGTGTGCCCACCATGCAGCCCGCCAAGAGCCATGCAGCTGGGGCCTTGAATACCCGATCAGCCAGCAGCCCAGTGCCAGGTTCTTTGCAGTTCTCACACAGTTCTCTGGAGCACATGTCTAGTGTACAGTACCCGCCCATTTTGGTTACTAATAGTCATGGCGCCTCTGTTACATACAGTGAACAGTTCCCAAAGTATGATTCAGTTAGTGACCATGGGTATTACTCACTGCACAGTGATTTTTCAAACATGAGCATGAGCAGCATGCATAACGTCGACAGTTTCTGTAGCATGGAGCACGAGCATGGTGTGTATCAGAGAAATCCCAGCCACTGCCCTGAATCCTGCCTCAGCCATTCAAACAGCGACTCGTTCTCCTCCTACGGGGACCTGTACCCAAGCTCTGTGGACAGTAGCTTAGAGGAGACCATGAAGGGGCAGCAGCAGTCTTCTGCTCAGGCTAGGATGCAAGCTTTCTCCCATGGGTTTCGGCATGAAGCGCTGACTAGGGTACAGAGTTATGGACCAGAGGAGCCCAAGCAGGGCCCCCGTAAGCAGTCTGGAGCTCACCTCGCACCACATATCCAGCATGCTGCAGTGGGGGCCAGGTCCAGCTGCCCTGGAGACTATCCCCTCACTCAGAATGTCCTCCCACCTCTGTCCTCCCAGCCCACTCGGTCTCTTGGCATGACTCGCATGGACAGCATATCAGATTCACGGCTATATGATAGCAACCCAATGAGACAGAGGCGACCTCCACTGTGCCGCGAGCAGCACGCAAGCTGGGACCCTCTGCCTTGTGGTAATGAGTCCTACGGATATCACTCATATCCACTGAGTAACAGCTTGATGCCCTGTTGCGAGCGGGTGATGGTCCGCAGCATGCCAGACAAAATGGAACAAATTTGGAACTCGCCGTGGGAGACCCCATCTGCAGCTGAACACCAAGAGCGGTATGTCATCCCAGACCACCAGTATCAAACATATCGGAACCTTTGTAACATCTTTCCTGCTTACGTAGTCCACTCAGTGATGGAGAAGAACCCTCATTTGACAGACCCCCAACAACTCGCCGCCGTCATTGTTACAAAACTGAGGTCGTGCCATTGA